The Arthrobacter sp. OAP107 DNA segment GCGCTACGCCGCCTGGGAGGAACATGTTCCCCGGCTGACCGTGACGGACAAGAACGTGGAGAAGGTCCTCACCCGCAGCCAGGAGGATCTTGGTGCCCTCCGGATTTTCGATCCCGACCACCCGGAGCGGGCAGCAGTGGCCGCCGGCGCCCCCTGGTTCATGGCACTCTTCGGCAGGGACTCCATCCTGTCCTCCTACATGGCGCTGCCCGTGGATCCGAAGCTGGCCGCGGGGACCCTCCAGACGCTGGCCTCACTGCAGGGCGAGAAGGTTGACCCGGACACCGAGGAGGAGCCAGGGAGGATCCTGCACGAGGTGCGGCTGGGCGTCACCGCCGGACTCGCACTCGGCGGCAGCCAGGCGTACTACGGAACCGCGGATGCGACGCCCCTGTTCGTGTCGCTGCTGGCGGAACTGGGACGCTGGGGGCTGGCGGGCGACCTGCTGGACTCGCTCCTGCCACACGCCGACCGGGCGCTGGATTGGGTGGAGCACTACGGCGACCGGGACAGCGACGGCTTCGTGGAGTACCAGCGCGCCAACGAGCACGGGCTGCTAAACCAGGGCTGGAAGGACTCCTGGGACGGCATCAACTTCGCTGACGGCCGGATGGCGGAGGCTCCGATCGCACTGTGTGAGGTGCAGGGCTACGTCTACAGCGCCTACTTGGGACGCGCGCTGCTCGCCCAGCAGCTGGGCGACGAGGAGACCGCGAGCAAGTGGAACCGCCGCGCTGCCGATATCAAGGCAGAGTTCAACGAGAAGTTCTGGCTCCCGGAGCGGGGATACTTCGCCGTGGCCCTGGACAAGGACAAGCGCCCGGTGGATGCCTGTACCTCCAACATGGGACACTGCCTCTGGGTGGGCATCGTCGACGCGGACAAGGCACCCCTGGTGGCAGAGCGGCTCATGTCGCCGGAGATGTTCACGGGATGGGGAATCCGGACGCTTGCCTCTGACATGGGCGCCTACAACCCCGTCAGCTACCACAACGGTTCGGTGTGGCCCCACGACACTGCATTGATCGCCGGCGGACTCATGCGGTACGGGTTCGTCGAGGAGGCCACACGGGTTGCCACGGGCCTGTTCGACGCAGCCGAGCTGTTCGACGGGCGGCTGCCGGAACTCTTCTGCGGATTCTCCCGGGACGATTTCCCCGATCCCGTGCCCTTCCCCACATCCTGCTCGCCGCAGGCCTGGGCCTCGGCGGCGCCGGTGCACCTGATGCGGACCCTTCTCCGCTTCGATCCCCTGCTTCCCCGCGAGGAGGTCTGCCTGGCCCCGGTTCTGCCCGCCGGGTTCGGCAGCTTCCGCGCCGATAACGTGCAGATGGATCATTCCCGGATCACCCTGAGCGCCACCGGTAGCGAGGGTTCCATTGAGGGCCTGCCGCAGGGCATGATCGTGCTCAACCAGCCCCGGCCGCCGCTGGAGCGGCTGATGGCGCCGTAACTGCCGGTCCCACCCACAACTGAATGGTCTCAGTAATAAATCGGTCTCAGTACATCCGGACGACAAGGGAGCTGCTGATGCGTATCGGTTTAATTGCGGGGCCTTGGTACCCGATTCCCCCGGCCGGTTACGGAGGCATCGAACTGGTGGTCGACGCCTTGGCCAGGGGCTTCACCAGGGCGGGCCATGAGGTGCTGCTCGCCGCCGCCTCGGACAGCACCTGCCCGGTGGAACGGCTCCCCGGGATGCGTTCCTCCGAACCTGACTTCGTTGGCTTCACCTCCTCGGAGCTCAGCCACGTCATCAACGCGTATGCCGGGATGGACGGCATGGTGGACCTGGTCCATGACCACACGCTGGCCGGCCCGCTCTACCGGGGCCGGCCGGAGGGACTGCCCGTCGTGACAACCATTCACAGCGATCTGTCCCCTTCGTTCGCCGCCGTTTATGGCGCAGCCGCCCGGGACACAACCCTGATCGCCATCTCCAAAAGCCAGGTCAGCAGCGTGCTGGCGGACCGCGTCGCGGCCATCATCCCCCATGGCATGGAGGTGGCCGCTGTTCCGATAGGGCACGGACAGGGCGGTTATGCGTGTTTCCTTGGCCGGATGTGCCCCGACAAAGGCGTACTGGAGGCCATCAACGTGGCCCAACTGGCCGGAATTCCGCTGCGGATCGCGGCAAAGATGCGGGAACCCGCCGAAGTGCAGTACTACCACGATGTCGTGAAACCGCTGCAGGGTCCGGACGTGGAGTTCCTGGGCGAGGTGGGCGGCGCGGACAAGTATGAACTGCTCGGACAAGCCATCGCCCTGCTCAATCCGATCCAGTGGATGGAGCCGTTCGGGCTGGTGATGATCGAGGCGATGGCCACCGGCACACCCGTCGTAGCCACCCCGATGGGCTCAGCCCCGGAAATCGTTGACGACGGCGTGAGCGGCTACCTGGCTTCCTCGCCGGAAGACCTGGCGGGCCTTCTACAACGCGCGGCGGACCTGGACCGCGGGGCAGTCCGGGCACAGGCTGAAGACCGTTTCAGCACCGAACGCATGGTGGATGCCCATCTGGCCCTGTACGCCCGGCTAACCGGTGTGCCGTCCGCCCGGTAGTCAACTCGGCACCATTTGGTGCAGCGCGTCGGTCATTTCCGCGCCTTGGTCCGTGCGGTGGCCGTCGCTGTCCAAGGGTCCTCGGGCCAAGGGTGCTTCGGGTAGCGGCCGCGCATCTCGGCGCGCACCTGCGCATAAGGTCCGGACCAGAACGAGGCGAGGTCGTCCGTGACAGCCAACGGCCGCCGGGCCGGGGACAGCAGATGGAACTGCACCGCCACCCTTCCGCCGGCCAGCAGAGGCGTCCGGTCCAAGCCAAAGCATTCCTGGAGTTTGACGGCTACTACCGGCCTGCCGGCGTCGTCCCCCGCGTCCGGATAGTCAATCCGTACGCGGGAGCCGCTGGGCACCTCAAGGAATTCCGGCGCGAGCTCGCCCAGCCTGGCGGCTTCGGGCCACGGCAGCAGCCGCCGCAGCGGGTCCGTGAGGTCAATGCCGGAGGTTCCGGCACCTCCGGCCAGCGCTTCCAGCTCCGGCCCCAGCCAGTCGTCGAGCCGGGCCAGCAGCGCCTGTTCGGACATGTCCGGCCAGGGATCGCCAAGTTCCCGGTGCAGCAGGGCGAGTCGACGGCGCAGCGCCTCTGCCGCCGTCGACCATCCGATGGCTCCCAGCCCCTGCTCCGCCAAAGCCCGGGCGACGGCGGCGCGGCCGTCACCTGCCGACGCCCGGACCGGCGTGGAGGAGAGCTGGATGGCGCCCAGCCGCCGCTCCCGGCGGGCCGTAACCCGGCCCTGGCTGAACGTTGCCTCCACCGAGTCGAGCAGCAGGTGCGCCGCGGCGGCCTCGGCTGTCTCCGCCGTCAGCGGTGCGGCGCAACGGATCACCGCGCCGGTCCCGGCGGTGTGCCGTCCTTCTGCCCGCGCTACCTCGGCTACGGCCAGCCATTCGTGCCCGGCGAGCGGGCTGCCGGTGGGAAGGCCAGCCCGCGTACCGGAGGTCAGCAGGTAGCGCTCCGGCCCGTCCCCGGGGACCCGGCGGGCCACCCGGTCCGGGAACGCCAGGGCCACCACCAGGCCGATCTGTTCGGCGGTTGCCGCCGGCACGTCGAGTACCGGAACCTCCACCGAGGGAAGCCCGACGCCGGGCGGCGACTGGCGTGCCAGGGCGTCCAGGCGACGTGCCTCCTCGGTCCAGCGCCTGGAAGCAGGATCCTTGCCGGACCGGAGAACGGACACCAACCGCGGCAGGTCGGCGCCCGCGGCACGCTGGTCCCCTGCGACGGCGGCAACAACCTCTGCTGCCAGCCTGTGCCCCAGCAGCGCTGACCCGACGAGCAGGGCACGTCCGAGGCGTGGATCGGCAGGAATACGTGCCAGGGCTTTGCCCAAGTCCGTGGCCAGGCCGTCCTCCCCCACCGCGCCGAGCTCGCGCAGCACCTCTTCGGCATCGGCCATGGCTGCCTGCGGCGGGGCGTCAGGCAGGGCCAGCCCGCGGCCGCCCGGTGAACCCCAGCACGCGAGGACCAGGGCAGCGCCCGTCAGATCGGACACGGCGATCTCGGGTGTCTGGTGTGCAGGTGAGGCCCCGAGGGTCTTCTGGTCGTAGCAGCGGACCACCTTCCCCGGCCCCTGCCGCGCAGCGCGTCCGGCGCGCTGTTCCGCGGAGGCCCGCGAGCAGGAGACGGTGACCAGGCCGGTCATGCCGCGGCCGGCGTCGCGGCGCGGTTCGCGGGACAGCCCCGCGTCGACCACCAGCCGGACACCGGGCACGGTCAGGCATGATTCGGCGAGCCCGGTGGACACGATGATCCTGGCCAGTTCCCCGGGCTTGCGGCCGGAAACAGCGCGGTCTTGGGCTGCCGGGCTAACCTGGCCGTGAAGTTCCAGGATTTCGACGCCGGGACCCACCCGGGTGCGCAGCCGGCCGGCCACATGGGACACCTCCGCGGCGCCCGGCAGGAACACCAGGGCGTCGGTGCCGGGATCTGCGGCAAGGACTGCCGCGTAGGACGCGGCGGCAGTGTCCGCCACGTGGTCGAGGAAGCCGCGGGTCACGCCACGGGCGTCGATCCGCGGTACCGGCGCGGGTGCCCATGCCGTTTGGAGCGGGTGAAGGGCGGAAGGGCAATCGACGACGGGAGCCGGCCCGCCGCCGTCGGCCTCGCTGTGCTCCCCGTCTGGGTCCGCCCCGGAGCCGGGGTCGCCACCGAGCAGCGCCGCGAACCGCGGTGCGTCCAGGGTTGCGGACATTGCGACGAGCGTGAGGTCGCCGCGCAGCTGGCGCACCTCCGCAAGCATGCCCAGCAGCAGGTCGGTTTCCAGGCCGCGTTCGTGCACCTCATCGAGAATGACGGCGGCGGTGCCTTCGAGGCCGGGATCGGCCAGCAGGCGGCGCAGCAGGATGCCCGGCGTCACGAACTCGATCAGCGTGGCGGAGCCGGCCTGTCGTTCGCCGCGCACAGTGTAGCCCGCCCGGTCCCCCAGCTTCGTCCCGTCCAGGGCCGCCAGCCGCCGGGCGGCGGAGCGGACGGCGACCCGGCGCGGCTGGGTCACGACGATGCGCGGCCTGCCGCCGTTTGCGGCAGCCTGTGCAAGGTTGGCAACCAATGGGGGGACCAAGGTTGTTTTTCCGGTGCCCGGCGGGGCCTGGACCACCGCGGTTCCGCCTGCGCCCTGCCTTGCCAGCACACTGGCCAACTCCGCCAGCGACTCCGCAAAAACCAGGCCGGAGCCGATGGCCTGGAGGTCGAACGGCGCGGATTGGCCCAAGGCATCGAGTAGGTCGTCTTGCGGGAGGGGGGCGGAAGTCACCCTTCCATTGTGCCGGTGACAGCGAGGGGACTTGATACGGGCAGGTGTATTACTAGGCAGCTATGGAGGACCAATAGGGCCATGGATCCGCGGGCAGCGGTGGGTCAACGCCGTCGATATCCATCGGGTGCTCAACATCGTCAAGATCGTCGGGAGGGTCCGATACGTCCCGCCAGTTCGATGGCATGGGCCAGACTTCGCTGATTGGCGCTTGGCGCCAGTCTTGGCCGGGCGGTGGTTCTGGCCAGGTGGGTGGTTCCCAGTCCTGGTGCTCGGCGGGGTAGGACCGTCCCTTGGGTGAGATCCAGCCCGGTGGGGTGTCGCGGGTGGCGCCGACTGGTTGCCACGCTGTGGTGTGTTTGAGCCTGTGGTGTTTGGGGCAGGGCTGGCCGAGGTTGGCGGCCCCGGTGCCGCCGCCGTCGGCCCAGGCGAGGATGTGGTCGGCGTCGTTGTCCAGGGAGTGGTTGTTGCAGTTGGGGAATGTGCATTTGGCGTCGCGGAGCCGCAGCCATTGGCGCATTGGTTTGGTTAGCCGGTAGCTGGTGCGGCCGATCTCCAGGGGTGCTCCGTCGCGCGGGTCGGTGAGGACCCGGAGGAATGAGGTTGCGCCGTCGGCGACGAGCCGCCGGGCCATGGACGGCGGGATCGGACCGTGCCCGTCGAGAGTGGCCGGTTCCCCGGAGAGGCCGAGCAGCGAAAACACCGGCACGGTGACCAGGACCTGCGCCGCCGGTGACGGCACACCACCGGGCAAAACGGAACCAGCCGATACCGATTCCGCAGACCCGGCCGACTCGGATCCCGTGGACGGGGAAGCCGCGGGCGGGAGATCTGTGGAAAGCGATCCACCTGCCGGCACAGACCCTCGGGGCCCGGCCAGCTCCGACCCTGTGGCCGGGTCGTCAGCCGGGCTGCCCACTTCCGGGGCTGGGCCGAGCAGCCATGCGGCGGCGGCGTCGACGCGGAGCTGGGTCAGGGTGCGGGTTTCGGCTGGGCCCTGCAGGGCACGGGCGGCGGTGGTGGTGCGGTTCCAGATCCCGGCGGCCTGGTCCGCGGGCAGATACGCGGAGAGCCAGGCCATGCCGTCCCGGTCCGGGGCATACTCCAGCCGCCGGTCCTGCACACACTTGTGGTGGCGTTTTTCGATGCTGACCGGATGATGCCGTTCCCGCCAATACCGGGCCTTGGCCCGGAACCTCGCCGGCGTCAGTTCCCCCGCCGGGCAACCCCGCGCGTACCCGGGTGCGTCCGGGTCCAGGAAGTGCGCCTCAAACGCTGCCGCCGCTTCCGGTCCCAGCCCCTCGGTTTCGTCGCACATGATCCGCCCGTGCTGCCATGAGAGCGTTCCCGCCCCGAGCGCGGCCAGTGCCAACGGCAGATCCCGGGTGAGTTTGGCGGATTCGACCAGCAACCGTCCCGCCGATCCTTCGCTGACGGTCAGCGCGCACGCCACCTCAGCAGTCAGTGACATCTGCCGGACGGTGCGGTCCTGCCCGGACGCGCCCGGCGGAGTCATGGCCTCCTCCGCCGCGGCGAACCCGGCGGCGAGGTGCACCTTCACCGCCGCCAGGCGGGCCTCCATCGCAGTCACACCGGCCAGACCCTCCAGGCACGCATCCGCCAGATCCCCCAAAGGATCCACCGCACCAGGCAGCGGACCCGGACCAGCCACCCGTTCCAGCCCAGCAGCCAGCGAAAGAGCAGAGGCACCGATGGCCTCCAACGTCTCCGCAACTACTGCGCTATCCATATTCACAGCATGACAGGGGGCTACGACAATATAAGGGCGGAAAGCACACCCCCTGCGGACCGGACCGAAAAAATCTTTTTGAATGAAAACCGGGTAGCAGATCAGGGCGTTCCCAGCGCTGGGAACGCCCTGATCTGCTACCGACTTGGGCACTCAAGTGAACGAAGGCCCACACCGGGACCTGCACGGCCTGGGAAAGCAGACCGTGCAGGAGCTTTGGCCCCGCAGACAGCCGAACTACCGCCGCACCACGACGTCGTCGATGTAGGTGTCGCCCATCTGGCGTGGGTGCTCGGCGCCGAACTGAACCTTGCTCAGGCTTGTGCCGCCAAGGGCGACCCTGTTGTTGGCGAACACCCGGGCGCCGTCGAGCCAAATCTCAATCGAGGACTTGTCGCCATTGGCCCTGACCTGCATCTGCACATGGTGCCAGGTGTTCAGGGTCATGTTCCGGGCCAGGAGCCTGGTGTACGAGAACGTCCCGTTGGGGTTCGTGGTCCGCAGCCAGGGCATGCCCGTGACGTTGTCACGGAAGACGTCGGCAATGCGGGTGCCGCCTGAGAAGAACCGCAAGTAGGGCACGTTGTTTCCCCGGAGCCCGCCGGAAACGATGTTGACCCAGGCGTCGGCGCTTGCCCGCTTAGTGCCGGCCTCCAGGCCGTATCCCATATTGGCCACTGACCCGACGGTATCGGTGGCCCGCAGCCGGACCGAGCAGGTGCCGGTGTGGGCCCTGGGGCTCGCAACGGCCACCGTTGCGTTGCCCGACCGCGTGGCCACGAACGGGGCGATGGTGTTGCCCTCGAAGGTTGTGGCGGTCAGTACCTTGCCCCCAGGGTTGGTCACAGGGACGGCCGTTCCGGGACGGCAGGTGGCCGCAGCGCGGCAGGTGATGAACCGAAAACCAGGCTACCCGACAGCAGCAGCCCAAGGCTCCCGATCGTGCTGAGTTTCCGTAGCGCGCCCATGGCATGTCCTCACTGTTGATCGGTTTAGTCTCCGCAGCCATACAGCTTGCACCCCGGGCATATGCTCGGCTCCGCAAGTTGGGAAAACCTCGGGGAACCCTAGGAAGCGCATAATGGCATCAGTCACAGGCAAAAATCACGACGGCGGCATGGGACTAAGGAGGTCCGGATGCTGAGGCTTCCCCGCATCACAGTTGAGGTTCCGGTGCTTGGCATCGGGACCAAACCGGCGGACTACGAACAGCTCGCCGTCTACGCGGACGGGCTCCGCAGCCCGCAGGGCCTGCACATGACTCTGCTCCACATCGGCGTCCTGGAGGACTTCGCGGCCGACGTTGCCGACTGGACCAAGGGCGCCACGGATCCCGCCGAGGCTACCGTCATGACGGCTGACTGGCTGCGCGCCCTGCCCGTGCTGGAGGGCTTCTCCGGAACGGCGGAGCGGCTGGTCCTGCTGGGCGGCGGCCGGGTGTCCGGCCTTGAGGTGGACGTGCCCCAGAGCGTCCGGGACTTCCAGGTCTCGCTCGTTCAGGCACTCCGTGAGCTGCTGGATGACCTGCTGGTGGACAACCCCGACGACTTCATCCTCAGCTCCCGTGCCCTGGGCTACAGGTATCCGCGGTGGCGCCCCCACGTTGCCGTCGGCAAGCCGAAGTTACAGGACCGCCCGGGCGGACACCGGCCACGGGAAAGCAGCGGCTCCTGGGAGATACGTCCGCTCACGGTGGAGTTCGGACCGTCCCAGATCAGGAACCGGCAGCTGCTGCCGGGCTCCGGCGGCGGCCGGCCTTAGCAGAAGCACGACAGCAGAAGCACGACGCGCCGGGTCTTACCGGGCGGGTTGGACCACCATGGCGGAGCCTCCCCCGCGTCTGACCGGTTCAGCCGCGGCGACCAGGCGCCCGCCTGACTTGAACTCGATGGCGGTGGCCGCACCGATCTCCGCTGCCGAGGTGAACGCGTCGCCGGACGGTGTGAACTCATGGCCGAACGGCGCCAGCTTGCTCTCGTACGCTGCGATGAATCCGGGCTCGGCCGTGACCTTGGCCGAGTTGCGCTGCGCCGCCCGTGGAGCCGCGATGGCCTCGGAGATGTTCATCCCCAGGTCCACCCGGTTCAGGAGGGTCTGCAGGACGGTGGTGATAATCGTCGAACCGCCGGGCGAGCCGAGGGCGAGGAACGGGTCGCCGTCCTCGAGGATGATCGTCGGCGACATCGAGGACCGCGGGCGCTTGCCGGGATCGATCCGGTTCGGATCCTTCGGGTCATACACGGTGGAGAAGTCGGTGAGCTCGTTGTTCAGCAGGAAGCCGCGGCCGGGGACCACAATGCCCGACCCGCCGGTCTGCTCGATAGTGAGCGTGTACTCGACGACGTTGCCCCATTTGTCGGCGACCGTCAGGTTGGTGGTGGAGATGTTCTCGGTGTCCTTCTCGCTGGCGGGGGTCGCCGCGGCGGCCGGGCACGCGCCGTCGTAATTTGTTACGTTACCCGGCGCGACGGGCTTCACGGCCGCAAGCTTCGGGTTGATCTCGCACGAGCGTTCCTTGCCGAACAGCGGGTCCGTGAGTGCGTCCGTGGGAACCTCGACGAAGGCGGGGTCGCCCACGTACTTGCCGCGGTCCGCAAAGGCGAGGGCGCTGGCTTCGAGGTAGTGGTGCAGCGCGCTGGGCGTGGACATCCCTGAAAGGTCGGACGGCTCAAGGATGTTCAGCGCCTCGCCCACGGTGGTGCCGCCGCTGCTCGATGGAGCCATGCCGTAGACGTCCAGGCCGCGGTATTCCACGTGGGTGGGCGGCTGGTTCAGGGCGCGGTACCTGGCCAGGTCCGCCGTCGTCATGTGGCCGGCCGGGATGGGCAGCTTGGTGGTCTTGGTCTTCGGCGGGGCCTGGACCGTTGCCGCGATCTCTTTGGCGAGCGCGCCGTGATAGAAGCCGCGGGTGCCCTTGTCTGCCAACAGCCGGTAGGTTGCCGCGAGGTCCGGGTTTTTGAAGATGCTGCCGACGGCGGGTGCGTCACCGCCGGGGAGGAAGAGCTTGCTGGTGGGGGTGAACGCCTCGAAGCGCAGCTTGTTGTCCAGGGTCTGCTGGCGGAAGGTGTCGTCCACCACGAAGCCGCGGTCGGCCACTTTGATGGCGGGTTCGAGGACGTCATCAAGGTCCTTGGTTCCCCACCGGTCCAGCGCGCGCTCCCACGTTGCCGGCGTGCCGGGCACGCCCACCGAGACGCCGCTGGTAACGAGCTCGGGAGTGAAGTTGTAGGGCTTGCCGGTCTTGGGGTCGATGAAGGCGTCATGCGGCATGGCGGCCGGCGCTGTCTCACGGCCGTCGATGGTGCTCACATGGCCGGTGTGTGAGCTGTAGAAGAGGAAGTACCCGCCGCCGCCCACGCCTGCGCTGTAGGGCTCGGTCACGCCGAGGGTGGCCGCAGCTGCGACGGCGGCGTCCGCCGCGTTCCCGCCCCTGCGGAGGATCTCGATGGCCGCGGCGGATGCCTCGGGGTCCACGGTGCTCACTGCGCCGCCGTAGCCGGTGGCGGTGGCCGTCTTTTCGGTCACCCGCTCGTCAGCAAACGCGGGGCTGACGACGGCCCCTGCCGTCACGCTCATTGCCAGTGCCGTGGTGACGGCTGCTACTCGGCTTCTCAGGTATGGCATGGTCGCTCCCGGGTGTGAGTATTGCGGGTTGACGGTACTGTCACGCTACTCCGCGGCGGAAGGACACTCAACGGCGAAAACATTCACCGGCCCGGAGTTTCAGCCCTGCCCTTGTAGGGCCCGGTCACCGGCTGTGTGCTTCGTCAGCGGCGGCGCGCTGCCGGCGGCTTGCATACAGGAACGGTACGGCGAGCAGTTGGATCACGCCGCTGAACGCCAGCGACGCTGAGTAGCCGTACACGTCGGCTGCCCGGCCGAGAACCGGCTGCACTACCACGCCGCCGCTGGAGCCCATGAGGGAGGCGAAGCTGAGCACCGTGGCCCGCTGCCTGGAGTCAATCATGTCGTTGAGATAGGCCTGCCCCACCGGAATCCCCACCTCGGCCACCAGCGCCCACACAGCCAGCAGCACCAGGGCCACCCAGAACGCGCGCGTGAATCCGAGCGCCACCAGGATCAGTGCGCTGACTGCCCCGCTGAGGATCAGCACCGTGGTGCGTTTGCGGACCAGGCGCCGAAAGCGGGGTGCCAGCCAGCCGCCCAGGACCTCCGCCGCCGCCACGATGGCTGCCGCCAGGCCCGCGATGGCGTATGCGCCGCGGTCGCCGAACAGCTCAAGCAGGAACGGCTGCAGGGCATAGAAGACATAAATCCCGACGCCTGCAGTGAATGGCGCGGCCAGCATCACATAGCGCACAGGCGGATTTTTCAGGCCGTTCTCGATGGAGGCAGACAGAACGGCGCGCGTCGCCTGAAGGGGCCGCGCCGAGCGTTCGGGGGTGAAGCCGACGTCGTGCATGAGCCAGAGGGCCACTCCGAACATGGCCAGCAGCACGCCAACCCGGAGCAGGAATGGCACGCCGAGGTTGGTGGCCTGGGCGATCACGCCGCCTGCGACTGATCCGATGAGCATGGCGGTGCCGGAGACCATCTGGCCGCGCCCGAGCACCGTCTCCAGCGCGCCGTCGTAGCCGGAAAAATGCAGTGCATCCACGAGCCATGCCTCCACGGCGCCGGAGAAGAACGTGAAGCCCAGGCCGAGCAGTACTGACACGAGTGCCCACGCCCAGAATGGCGCTGAAAGCTGCCACAGCAGGTAATAGAGGAGTGTCGAGATGGACAGCGTGGC contains these protein-coding regions:
- a CDS encoding MFS transporter — encoded protein: MNPAARKVQRIYLTLTLGNTLAASFIWGINTLFLLDAGLSNLEAFAANAFFTAGMVIFEVPTGVVADGWGRRVSFLLGTATLSISTLLYYLLWQLSAPFWAWALVSVLLGLGFTFFSGAVEAWLVDALHFSGYDGALETVLGRGQMVSGTAMLIGSVAGGVIAQATNLGVPFLLRVGVLLAMFGVALWLMHDVGFTPERSARPLQATRAVLSASIENGLKNPPVRYVMLAAPFTAGVGIYVFYALQPFLLELFGDRGAYAIAGLAAAIVAAAEVLGGWLAPRFRRLVRKRTTVLILSGAVSALILVALGFTRAFWVALVLLAVWALVAEVGIPVGQAYLNDMIDSRQRATVLSFASLMGSSGGVVVQPVLGRAADVYGYSASLAFSGVIQLLAVPFLYASRRQRAAADEAHSR
- the ggt gene encoding gamma-glutamyltransferase: MPYLRSRVAAVTTALAMSVTAGAVVSPAFADERVTEKTATATGYGGAVSTVDPEASAAAIEILRRGGNAADAAVAAAATLGVTEPYSAGVGGGGYFLFYSSHTGHVSTIDGRETAPAAMPHDAFIDPKTGKPYNFTPELVTSGVSVGVPGTPATWERALDRWGTKDLDDVLEPAIKVADRGFVVDDTFRQQTLDNKLRFEAFTPTSKLFLPGGDAPAVGSIFKNPDLAATYRLLADKGTRGFYHGALAKEIAATVQAPPKTKTTKLPIPAGHMTTADLARYRALNQPPTHVEYRGLDVYGMAPSSSGGTTVGEALNILEPSDLSGMSTPSALHHYLEASALAFADRGKYVGDPAFVEVPTDALTDPLFGKERSCEINPKLAAVKPVAPGNVTNYDGACPAAAATPASEKDTENISTTNLTVADKWGNVVEYTLTIEQTGGSGIVVPGRGFLLNNELTDFSTVYDPKDPNRIDPGKRPRSSMSPTIILEDGDPFLALGSPGGSTIITTVLQTLLNRVDLGMNISEAIAAPRAAQRNSAKVTAEPGFIAAYESKLAPFGHEFTPSGDAFTSAAEIGAATAIEFKSGGRLVAAAEPVRRGGGSAMVVQPAR
- a CDS encoding glycosyltransferase family 4 protein; translated protein: MRIGLIAGPWYPIPPAGYGGIELVVDALARGFTRAGHEVLLAAASDSTCPVERLPGMRSSEPDFVGFTSSELSHVINAYAGMDGMVDLVHDHTLAGPLYRGRPEGLPVVTTIHSDLSPSFAAVYGAAARDTTLIAISKSQVSSVLADRVAAIIPHGMEVAAVPIGHGQGGYACFLGRMCPDKGVLEAINVAQLAGIPLRIAAKMREPAEVQYYHDVVKPLQGPDVEFLGEVGGADKYELLGQAIALLNPIQWMEPFGLVMIEAMATGTPVVATPMGSAPEIVDDGVSGYLASSPEDLAGLLQRAADLDRGAVRAQAEDRFSTERMVDAHLALYARLTGVPSAR
- a CDS encoding DUF222 domain-containing protein translates to MDSAVVAETLEAIGASALSLAAGLERVAGPGPLPGAVDPLGDLADACLEGLAGVTAMEARLAAVKVHLAAGFAAAEEAMTPPGASGQDRTVRQMSLTAEVACALTVSEGSAGRLLVESAKLTRDLPLALAALGAGTLSWQHGRIMCDETEGLGPEAAAAFEAHFLDPDAPGYARGCPAGELTPARFRAKARYWRERHHPVSIEKRHHKCVQDRRLEYAPDRDGMAWLSAYLPADQAAGIWNRTTTAARALQGPAETRTLTQLRVDAAAAWLLGPAPEVGSPADDPATGSELAGPRGSVPAGGSLSTDLPPAASPSTGSESAGSAESVSAGSVLPGGVPSPAAQVLVTVPVFSLLGLSGEPATLDGHGPIPPSMARRLVADGATSFLRVLTDPRDGAPLEIGRTSYRLTKPMRQWLRLRDAKCTFPNCNNHSLDNDADHILAWADGGGTGAANLGQPCPKHHRLKHTTAWQPVGATRDTPPGWISPKGRSYPAEHQDWEPPTWPEPPPGQDWRQAPISEVWPMPSNWRDVSDPPDDLDDVEHPMDIDGVDPPLPADPWPYWSSIAA
- a CDS encoding ATP-dependent helicase C-terminal domain-containing protein yields the protein MTSAPLPQDDLLDALGQSAPFDLQAIGSGLVFAESLAELASVLARQGAGGTAVVQAPPGTGKTTLVPPLVANLAQAAANGGRPRIVVTQPRRVAVRSAARRLAALDGTKLGDRAGYTVRGERQAGSATLIEFVTPGILLRRLLADPGLEGTAAVILDEVHERGLETDLLLGMLAEVRQLRGDLTLVAMSATLDAPRFAALLGGDPGSGADPDGEHSEADGGGPAPVVDCPSALHPLQTAWAPAPVPRIDARGVTRGFLDHVADTAAASYAAVLAADPGTDALVFLPGAAEVSHVAGRLRTRVGPGVEILELHGQVSPAAQDRAVSGRKPGELARIIVSTGLAESCLTVPGVRLVVDAGLSREPRRDAGRGMTGLVTVSCSRASAEQRAGRAARQGPGKVVRCYDQKTLGASPAHQTPEIAVSDLTGAALVLACWGSPGGRGLALPDAPPQAAMADAEEVLRELGAVGEDGLATDLGKALARIPADPRLGRALLVGSALLGHRLAAEVVAAVAGDQRAAGADLPRLVSVLRSGKDPASRRWTEEARRLDALARQSPPGVGLPSVEVPVLDVPAATAEQIGLVVALAFPDRVARRVPGDGPERYLLTSGTRAGLPTGSPLAGHEWLAVAEVARAEGRHTAGTGAVIRCAAPLTAETAEAAAAHLLLDSVEATFSQGRVTARRERRLGAIQLSSTPVRASAGDGRAAVARALAEQGLGAIGWSTAAEALRRRLALLHRELGDPWPDMSEQALLARLDDWLGPELEALAGGAGTSGIDLTDPLRRLLPWPEAARLGELAPEFLEVPSGSRVRIDYPDAGDDAGRPVVAVKLQECFGLDRTPLLAGGRVAVQFHLLSPARRPLAVTDDLASFWSGPYAQVRAEMRGRYPKHPWPEDPWTATATARTKARK
- a CDS encoding glycogen debranching N-terminal domain-containing protein — protein: MSAWNENIGAGSSGLTAVTVVEGSSFCISAESGDVLPGQPQGAFYQDTRILSRWQLTVDGVPLEPLSGQTREPYRAVFVGRPRGANGAVESPLVVEHSRQVGPGLRDDIKIHNYSEQPRTCRIQIRVDADLSDLFDVKGGKVVPSAEHSRKVRADALQIDAIRNGVHRGVVISAEGAAISEDSLTFDAELAPRGLWTATVLTTPLIDGTGPEQPFTHESAPHVGAQRYAAWEEHVPRLTVTDKNVEKVLTRSQEDLGALRIFDPDHPERAAVAAGAPWFMALFGRDSILSSYMALPVDPKLAAGTLQTLASLQGEKVDPDTEEEPGRILHEVRLGVTAGLALGGSQAYYGTADATPLFVSLLAELGRWGLAGDLLDSLLPHADRALDWVEHYGDRDSDGFVEYQRANEHGLLNQGWKDSWDGINFADGRMAEAPIALCEVQGYVYSAYLGRALLAQQLGDEETASKWNRRAADIKAEFNEKFWLPERGYFAVALDKDKRPVDACTSNMGHCLWVGIVDADKAPLVAERLMSPEMFTGWGIRTLASDMGAYNPVSYHNGSVWPHDTALIAGGLMRYGFVEEATRVATGLFDAAELFDGRLPELFCGFSRDDFPDPVPFPTSCSPQAWASAAPVHLMRTLLRFDPLLPREEVCLAPVLPAGFGSFRADNVQMDHSRITLSATGSEGSIEGLPQGMIVLNQPRPPLERLMAP